A genomic window from Macaca mulatta isolate MMU2019108-1 chromosome 19, T2T-MMU8v2.0, whole genome shotgun sequence includes:
- the SH2D3A gene encoding SH2 domain-containing protein 3A isoform X20 — protein sequence MQVPQDGEDLAGQPWYHGLLSRQKAEALLQQDGDFLVRASGSRGGHPVISCRWRGSALHFEVFRVALRPRPGRPTALFQLEDEQFPSMPALVRSYVTGRRPLSQATGAVVSRPVTWQRPLRRSFSEDTLMDGPARTEPLRARKWSNSQPADLAHMGQSREDPTGIGHRPPGSDQGSAGQHGGLIWPGAAHSSPWMSLEVGTARETLALRFCRHETLALAGALAVLGCSGPLEERAAALRGLVELALALRPGAAGDLPGLAAVMGALLMPQVSRLEHTWRQLRRSHTEAALAFEQELKPLMRALDEGAGPCDPGEVALPHVAPMVRLLEGEEVAGPLEESCERLLRTLHGARHMARDAPKFRKVAAQRLRGFRPNPELREALTTGFLRRLLWGSRGAGAPRAERFEKFQRVLGVLSQRLEPDS from the exons ATGCAGGTGCCACAGGATGGAGAAGACCTTGCTGGCCAACCCTGGTACCACGGCCTCCTGTCCCGCCAG AAGGCTGAAGCTCTTCTTCAGCAAGATGGCGACTTCCTGGTTCGTGCCTCTGGGTCTCGTGGGGGCCACCCCGTGATCTCCTGCCGCTGGCGGGGCTCAGCCCTCCATTTCGAGGTGTTCCGTGTGGCCCTGCGTCCCCGGCCAGGCCGACCCACAGCTCTCTTTCAGCTGGAGGATGAGCAGTTCCCCAGCATGCCCGCTCTGGTTCGCAGTTATGTGACAGGCAGGCGCCCACTGTCCCAGGCCACAGGGGCTGTGGTCTCCAGGCCTGTGACTTGGCAGAGGCCTCTGCGACGCAGCTTTAGCGAGGACACCCTGATGGATGGCCCGGCTCGGACAGAGCCTCTCAG ggcAAGGAAGTGGAGCAACAGTCAGCCTGCAGATTTGGCACATATGGGACAGTCAAGAGAAGACCCCACTGGGATAG GCCACAGGCCTCCTGGGAGTGACCAGGGTTCAGCGGGACAACATGGGGGTCTCATCTGGCCTGGAGCTGCTCACTCTTCCCCATGGATGTCGCTTGAGGTTGGAACTGCTAGAGAG ACCCTTGCCCTCCGCTTctgcaggcatgagacactggCGCTGGCCGGGGCACTGGCAGTGCTGGGCTGCTCGGGGCCGCTGGAGGAGCGCGCAGCCGCACTGAGGGGCCTGGTAGAGCTGGCGCTGGCGCTGCGGCCAGGGGCAGCGGGGGACCTGCCCGGGCTGGCTGCGGTCATGGGCGCCCTGCTCATGCCCCAG GTGTCCCGGTTGGAGCACACGTGGCGCCAGCTCCGAAGGAGCCACACGGAGGCTGCGCTGGCCTTTGAACAGGAGCTGAAGCCGCTGATGCGGGCTCTGGATGAGGGCGCTG GACCCTGCGACCCCGGCGAGGTGGCGCTGCCGCACGTGGCACCCATGGTGCGCCTGCTGGAGGGCGAGGAAGTCGCAGGTCCGCTGGAGGAGAGCTGCGAGCGGCTGTTGCGCACCCTGCACGGGGCGCGTCACATGGCCCGGGACGCACCCAAATTCCGCAAGGTGGCAGCCCAGCGCCTGCGAG GATTCCGGCCTAACCCAGAGCTGAGGGAGGCCCTGACCACCGGCTTCCTGCGGAGGCTGCTCTGGGGTAGCCGGGGCGCGGGAGCTCCGCGCGCTGAACGCTTTGAGAAGTTCCAGCGCGTCCTCGGCGTCCTGTCACAGCGCCTGGAGCCTGACAGCTGA
- the SH2D3A gene encoding SH2 domain-containing protein 3A isoform X7 yields MQVPQDGEDLAGQPWYHGLLSRQKAEALLQQDGDFLVRASGSRGGHPVISCRWRGSALHFEVFRVALRPRPGRPTALFQLEDEQFPSMPALVRSYVTGRRPLSQATGAVVSRPVTWQRPLRRSFSEDTLMDGPARTEPLRARKWSNSQPADLAHMGQSREDPTGIAFATPVSALPRTGSDPVLLKAPAPLGTVANSLRASDGQLQAKAPAKPPRTPSFELPDASERPPTYCELVPRVPCVQGTSLSQSCPEPEAPWWEAEEDEEEENRCFTRPQAEISFCPPDTPSCLLGPQNRPLEPQVLHTLRGLFLEHHPGSTALHLLLVDCQATGLLGVTRVQRDNMGVSSGLELLTLPHGCRLRLELLERHETLALAGALAVLGCSGPLEERAAALRGLVELALALRPGAAGDLPGLAAVMGALLMPQVSRLEHTWRQLRRSHTEAALAFEQELKPLMRALDEGAGPCDPGEVALPHVAPMVRLLEGEEVAGPLEESCERLLRTLHGARHMARDAPKFRKVAAQRLRGFRPNPELREALTTGFLRRLLWGSRGAGAPRAERFEKFQRVLGVLSQRLEPDS; encoded by the exons ATGCAGGTGCCACAGGATGGAGAAGACCTTGCTGGCCAACCCTGGTACCACGGCCTCCTGTCCCGCCAG AAGGCTGAAGCTCTTCTTCAGCAAGATGGCGACTTCCTGGTTCGTGCCTCTGGGTCTCGTGGGGGCCACCCCGTGATCTCCTGCCGCTGGCGGGGCTCAGCCCTCCATTTCGAGGTGTTCCGTGTGGCCCTGCGTCCCCGGCCAGGCCGACCCACAGCTCTCTTTCAGCTGGAGGATGAGCAGTTCCCCAGCATGCCCGCTCTGGTTCGCAGTTATGTGACAGGCAGGCGCCCACTGTCCCAGGCCACAGGGGCTGTGGTCTCCAGGCCTGTGACTTGGCAGAGGCCTCTGCGACGCAGCTTTAGCGAGGACACCCTGATGGATGGCCCGGCTCGGACAGAGCCTCTCAG ggcAAGGAAGTGGAGCAACAGTCAGCCTGCAGATTTGGCACATATGGGACAGTCAAGAGAAGACCCCACTGGGATAG CCTTCGCCACGCCCGTATCTGCCTTGCCCCGAACGGGCAGTGACCCCGTGTTGCTGAAGGCCCCTGCTCCCCTGGGAACTGTTGCCAACAGTCTCAGAGCCTCCGATGGGCAGCTTCAAGCCAAGGCACCAGCGAAGCCTCCCCGGACACCCTCCTTCGAACTTCCTGATGCCTCTGAACGTCCCCCAACGTACTGCGAGCTGGTGCCCCGAGTACCCTGTGTCCAGGGAACATCCCTGAGCCAAAGCTGCCCAGAGCCAGAGGCCCCAtggtgggaggccgaggaggatgaggaggaagagaacAGATGTTTTACAAGACCACAGGCTGAGATCTCTTTCTGCCCCCCTGATAccccctcctgcctcctgggcccCCAGAATCGGCCCCTGGAACCCCAAGTCCTGCATACTCTCCGTGGCCTGTTCCTGGAACACCATCCTGGGAGCACTGCCCTTCACTTGCTATTGGTAGACTGCCAG GCCACAGGCCTCCTGGGAGTGACCAGGGTTCAGCGGGACAACATGGGGGTCTCATCTGGCCTGGAGCTGCTCACTCTTCCCCATGGATGTCGCTTGAGGTTGGAACTGCTAGAGAG gcatgagacactggCGCTGGCCGGGGCACTGGCAGTGCTGGGCTGCTCGGGGCCGCTGGAGGAGCGCGCAGCCGCACTGAGGGGCCTGGTAGAGCTGGCGCTGGCGCTGCGGCCAGGGGCAGCGGGGGACCTGCCCGGGCTGGCTGCGGTCATGGGCGCCCTGCTCATGCCCCAG GTGTCCCGGTTGGAGCACACGTGGCGCCAGCTCCGAAGGAGCCACACGGAGGCTGCGCTGGCCTTTGAACAGGAGCTGAAGCCGCTGATGCGGGCTCTGGATGAGGGCGCTG GACCCTGCGACCCCGGCGAGGTGGCGCTGCCGCACGTGGCACCCATGGTGCGCCTGCTGGAGGGCGAGGAAGTCGCAGGTCCGCTGGAGGAGAGCTGCGAGCGGCTGTTGCGCACCCTGCACGGGGCGCGTCACATGGCCCGGGACGCACCCAAATTCCGCAAGGTGGCAGCCCAGCGCCTGCGAG GATTCCGGCCTAACCCAGAGCTGAGGGAGGCCCTGACCACCGGCTTCCTGCGGAGGCTGCTCTGGGGTAGCCGGGGCGCGGGAGCTCCGCGCGCTGAACGCTTTGAGAAGTTCCAGCGCGTCCTCGGCGTCCTGTCACAGCGCCTGGAGCCTGACAGCTGA
- the SH2D3A gene encoding SH2 domain-containing protein 3A isoform X8 — MQVPQDGEDLAGQPWYHGLLSRQKAEALLQQDGDFLVRASGSRGGHPVISCRWRGSALHFEVFRVALRPRPGRPTALFQLEDEQFPSMPALVRSYVTGRRPLSQATGAVVSRPVTWQRPLRRSFSEDTLMDGPARTEPLRARKWSNSQPADLAHMGQSREDPTGIEAFATPVSALPRTGSDPVLLKAPAPLGTVANSLRASDGQLQAKAPAKPPRTPSFELPDASERPPTYCELVPRVPCVQGTSLSQSCPEPEAPWWEAEEDEEEENRCFTRPQAEISFCPPDTPSCLLGPQNRPLEPQVLHTLRGLFLEHHPGSTALHLLLVDCQATGLLGVTRVQRDNMGVSSGLELLTLPHGCRLRLELLERHETLALAGALAVLGCSGPLEERAAALRGLVELALALRPGAAGDLPGLAAVMGALLMPQVSRLEHTWRQLRRSHTEAALAFEQELKPLMRALDEGAGSISAPCPIYSPKPRSDPPPPQDPATPARWRCRTWHPWCACWRARKSQVRWRRAASGCCAPCTGRVTWPGTHPNSARWQPSACEDSGLTQS, encoded by the exons ATGCAGGTGCCACAGGATGGAGAAGACCTTGCTGGCCAACCCTGGTACCACGGCCTCCTGTCCCGCCAG AAGGCTGAAGCTCTTCTTCAGCAAGATGGCGACTTCCTGGTTCGTGCCTCTGGGTCTCGTGGGGGCCACCCCGTGATCTCCTGCCGCTGGCGGGGCTCAGCCCTCCATTTCGAGGTGTTCCGTGTGGCCCTGCGTCCCCGGCCAGGCCGACCCACAGCTCTCTTTCAGCTGGAGGATGAGCAGTTCCCCAGCATGCCCGCTCTGGTTCGCAGTTATGTGACAGGCAGGCGCCCACTGTCCCAGGCCACAGGGGCTGTGGTCTCCAGGCCTGTGACTTGGCAGAGGCCTCTGCGACGCAGCTTTAGCGAGGACACCCTGATGGATGGCCCGGCTCGGACAGAGCCTCTCAG ggcAAGGAAGTGGAGCAACAGTCAGCCTGCAGATTTGGCACATATGGGACAGTCAAGAGAAGACCCCACTGGGATAG AAGCCTTCGCCACGCCCGTATCTGCCTTGCCCCGAACGGGCAGTGACCCCGTGTTGCTGAAGGCCCCTGCTCCCCTGGGAACTGTTGCCAACAGTCTCAGAGCCTCCGATGGGCAGCTTCAAGCCAAGGCACCAGCGAAGCCTCCCCGGACACCCTCCTTCGAACTTCCTGATGCCTCTGAACGTCCCCCAACGTACTGCGAGCTGGTGCCCCGAGTACCCTGTGTCCAGGGAACATCCCTGAGCCAAAGCTGCCCAGAGCCAGAGGCCCCAtggtgggaggccgaggaggatgaggaggaagagaacAGATGTTTTACAAGACCACAGGCTGAGATCTCTTTCTGCCCCCCTGATAccccctcctgcctcctgggcccCCAGAATCGGCCCCTGGAACCCCAAGTCCTGCATACTCTCCGTGGCCTGTTCCTGGAACACCATCCTGGGAGCACTGCCCTTCACTTGCTATTGGTAGACTGCCAG GCCACAGGCCTCCTGGGAGTGACCAGGGTTCAGCGGGACAACATGGGGGTCTCATCTGGCCTGGAGCTGCTCACTCTTCCCCATGGATGTCGCTTGAGGTTGGAACTGCTAGAGAG gcatgagacactggCGCTGGCCGGGGCACTGGCAGTGCTGGGCTGCTCGGGGCCGCTGGAGGAGCGCGCAGCCGCACTGAGGGGCCTGGTAGAGCTGGCGCTGGCGCTGCGGCCAGGGGCAGCGGGGGACCTGCCCGGGCTGGCTGCGGTCATGGGCGCCCTGCTCATGCCCCAG GTGTCCCGGTTGGAGCACACGTGGCGCCAGCTCCGAAGGAGCCACACGGAGGCTGCGCTGGCCTTTGAACAGGAGCTGAAGCCGCTGATGCGGGCTCTGGATGAGGGCGCTG GTTCCATCTCTGCCCCATGCCCTATCTACAGCCCCAAACCCAGATCAGACCCTCCCCCTCCGCAGGACCCTGCGACCCCGGCGAGGTGGCGCTGCCGCACGTGGCACCCATGGTGCGCCTGCTGGAGGGCGAGGAAGTCGCAGGTCCGCTGGAGGAGAGCTGCGAGCGGCTGTTGCGCACCCTGCACGGGGCGCGTCACATGGCCCGGGACGCACCCAAATTCCGCAAGGTGGCAGCCCAGCGCCTGCGAG GATTCCGGCCTAACCCAGAGCTGA
- the SH2D3A gene encoding SH2 domain-containing protein 3A isoform X12 — protein sequence MPALVRSYVTGRRPLSQATGAVVSRPVTWQRPLRRSFSEDTLMDGPARTEPLRARKWSNSQPADLAHMGQSREDPTGIEAFATPVSALPRTGSDPVLLKAPAPLGTVANSLRASDGQLQAKAPAKPPRTPSFELPDASERPPTYCELVPRVPCVQGTSLSQSCPEPEAPWWEAEEDEEEENRCFTRPQAEISFCPPDTPSCLLGPQNRPLEPQVLHTLRGLFLEHHPGSTALHLLLVDCQATGLLGVTRVQRDNMGVSSGLELLTLPHGCRLRLELLERHETLALAGALAVLGCSGPLEERAAALRGLVELALALRPGAAGDLPGLAAVMGALLMPQVSRLEHTWRQLRRSHTEAALAFEQELKPLMRALDEGAGPCDPGEVALPHVAPMVRLLEGEEVAGPLEESCERLLRTLHGARHMARDAPKFRKVAAQRLRGQPSRQDPPPSPTTWDPATGAAPRPGTAPKAGPPGSGTWNRPPPCTLVEPLRHPTPILQRAGSPLPSDPA from the exons ATGCCCGCTCTGGTTCGCAGTTATGTGACAGGCAGGCGCCCACTGTCCCAGGCCACAGGGGCTGTGGTCTCCAGGCCTGTGACTTGGCAGAGGCCTCTGCGACGCAGCTTTAGCGAGGACACCCTGATGGATGGCCCGGCTCGGACAGAGCCTCTCAG ggcAAGGAAGTGGAGCAACAGTCAGCCTGCAGATTTGGCACATATGGGACAGTCAAGAGAAGACCCCACTGGGATAG AAGCCTTCGCCACGCCCGTATCTGCCTTGCCCCGAACGGGCAGTGACCCCGTGTTGCTGAAGGCCCCTGCTCCCCTGGGAACTGTTGCCAACAGTCTCAGAGCCTCCGATGGGCAGCTTCAAGCCAAGGCACCAGCGAAGCCTCCCCGGACACCCTCCTTCGAACTTCCTGATGCCTCTGAACGTCCCCCAACGTACTGCGAGCTGGTGCCCCGAGTACCCTGTGTCCAGGGAACATCCCTGAGCCAAAGCTGCCCAGAGCCAGAGGCCCCAtggtgggaggccgaggaggatgaggaggaagagaacAGATGTTTTACAAGACCACAGGCTGAGATCTCTTTCTGCCCCCCTGATAccccctcctgcctcctgggcccCCAGAATCGGCCCCTGGAACCCCAAGTCCTGCATACTCTCCGTGGCCTGTTCCTGGAACACCATCCTGGGAGCACTGCCCTTCACTTGCTATTGGTAGACTGCCAG GCCACAGGCCTCCTGGGAGTGACCAGGGTTCAGCGGGACAACATGGGGGTCTCATCTGGCCTGGAGCTGCTCACTCTTCCCCATGGATGTCGCTTGAGGTTGGAACTGCTAGAGAG gcatgagacactggCGCTGGCCGGGGCACTGGCAGTGCTGGGCTGCTCGGGGCCGCTGGAGGAGCGCGCAGCCGCACTGAGGGGCCTGGTAGAGCTGGCGCTGGCGCTGCGGCCAGGGGCAGCGGGGGACCTGCCCGGGCTGGCTGCGGTCATGGGCGCCCTGCTCATGCCCCAG GTGTCCCGGTTGGAGCACACGTGGCGCCAGCTCCGAAGGAGCCACACGGAGGCTGCGCTGGCCTTTGAACAGGAGCTGAAGCCGCTGATGCGGGCTCTGGATGAGGGCGCTG GACCCTGCGACCCCGGCGAGGTGGCGCTGCCGCACGTGGCACCCATGGTGCGCCTGCTGGAGGGCGAGGAAGTCGCAGGTCCGCTGGAGGAGAGCTGCGAGCGGCTGTTGCGCACCCTGCACGGGGCGCGTCACATGGCCCGGGACGCACCCAAATTCCGCAAGGTGGCAGCCCAGCGCCTGCGAG GGCAGCCCAGCCGACAAGATCCCCCACCTTCCCCGACAACCTGGGATCCCGCCACCGGTGCAGCCCCACGTCCAGGCACAGCCCCTAAGGCGGGACCCCCAGGATCTGGCACCTGGAACAGGCCACCCCCTTGCACTCTAGTAGAGCCCCTCAggcaccccacccccatcctgcaGAGggctggaagccccctcccctctGACCCCGCCTAG
- the SH2D3A gene encoding SH2 domain-containing protein 3A isoform X2 — MQVPQDGEDLAGQPWYHGLLSRQKAEALLQQDGDFLVRASGSRGGHPVISCRWRGSALHFEVFRVALRPRPGRPTALFQLEDEQFPSMPALVRSYVTGRRPLSQATGAVVSRPVTWQRPLRRSFSEDTLMDGPARTEPLRARKWSNSQPADLAHMGQSREDPTGIEAFATPVSALPRTGSDPVLLKAPAPLGTVANSLRASDGQLQAKAPAKPPRTPSFELPDASERPPTYCELVPRVPCVQGTSLSQSCPEPEAPWWEAEEDEEEENRCFTRPQAEISFCPPDTPSCLLGPQNRPLEPQVLHTLRGLFLEHHPGSTALHLLLVDCQATGLLGVTRVQRDNMGVSSGLELLTLPHGCRLRLELLERHETLALAGALAVLGCSGPLEERAAALRGLVELALALRPGAAGDLPGLAAVMGALLMPQVSRLEHTWRQLRRSHTEAALAFEQELKPLMRALDEGAGPCDPGEVALPHVAPMVRLLEGEEVAGPLEESCERLLRTLHGARHMARDAPKFRKVAAQRLRGQPSRQDPPPSPTTWDPATGAAPRPGTAPKAGPPGSGTWNRPPPCTLVEPLRHPTPILQRAGSPLPSDPA, encoded by the exons ATGCAGGTGCCACAGGATGGAGAAGACCTTGCTGGCCAACCCTGGTACCACGGCCTCCTGTCCCGCCAG AAGGCTGAAGCTCTTCTTCAGCAAGATGGCGACTTCCTGGTTCGTGCCTCTGGGTCTCGTGGGGGCCACCCCGTGATCTCCTGCCGCTGGCGGGGCTCAGCCCTCCATTTCGAGGTGTTCCGTGTGGCCCTGCGTCCCCGGCCAGGCCGACCCACAGCTCTCTTTCAGCTGGAGGATGAGCAGTTCCCCAGCATGCCCGCTCTGGTTCGCAGTTATGTGACAGGCAGGCGCCCACTGTCCCAGGCCACAGGGGCTGTGGTCTCCAGGCCTGTGACTTGGCAGAGGCCTCTGCGACGCAGCTTTAGCGAGGACACCCTGATGGATGGCCCGGCTCGGACAGAGCCTCTCAG ggcAAGGAAGTGGAGCAACAGTCAGCCTGCAGATTTGGCACATATGGGACAGTCAAGAGAAGACCCCACTGGGATAG AAGCCTTCGCCACGCCCGTATCTGCCTTGCCCCGAACGGGCAGTGACCCCGTGTTGCTGAAGGCCCCTGCTCCCCTGGGAACTGTTGCCAACAGTCTCAGAGCCTCCGATGGGCAGCTTCAAGCCAAGGCACCAGCGAAGCCTCCCCGGACACCCTCCTTCGAACTTCCTGATGCCTCTGAACGTCCCCCAACGTACTGCGAGCTGGTGCCCCGAGTACCCTGTGTCCAGGGAACATCCCTGAGCCAAAGCTGCCCAGAGCCAGAGGCCCCAtggtgggaggccgaggaggatgaggaggaagagaacAGATGTTTTACAAGACCACAGGCTGAGATCTCTTTCTGCCCCCCTGATAccccctcctgcctcctgggcccCCAGAATCGGCCCCTGGAACCCCAAGTCCTGCATACTCTCCGTGGCCTGTTCCTGGAACACCATCCTGGGAGCACTGCCCTTCACTTGCTATTGGTAGACTGCCAG GCCACAGGCCTCCTGGGAGTGACCAGGGTTCAGCGGGACAACATGGGGGTCTCATCTGGCCTGGAGCTGCTCACTCTTCCCCATGGATGTCGCTTGAGGTTGGAACTGCTAGAGAG gcatgagacactggCGCTGGCCGGGGCACTGGCAGTGCTGGGCTGCTCGGGGCCGCTGGAGGAGCGCGCAGCCGCACTGAGGGGCCTGGTAGAGCTGGCGCTGGCGCTGCGGCCAGGGGCAGCGGGGGACCTGCCCGGGCTGGCTGCGGTCATGGGCGCCCTGCTCATGCCCCAG GTGTCCCGGTTGGAGCACACGTGGCGCCAGCTCCGAAGGAGCCACACGGAGGCTGCGCTGGCCTTTGAACAGGAGCTGAAGCCGCTGATGCGGGCTCTGGATGAGGGCGCTG GACCCTGCGACCCCGGCGAGGTGGCGCTGCCGCACGTGGCACCCATGGTGCGCCTGCTGGAGGGCGAGGAAGTCGCAGGTCCGCTGGAGGAGAGCTGCGAGCGGCTGTTGCGCACCCTGCACGGGGCGCGTCACATGGCCCGGGACGCACCCAAATTCCGCAAGGTGGCAGCCCAGCGCCTGCGAG GGCAGCCCAGCCGACAAGATCCCCCACCTTCCCCGACAACCTGGGATCCCGCCACCGGTGCAGCCCCACGTCCAGGCACAGCCCCTAAGGCGGGACCCCCAGGATCTGGCACCTGGAACAGGCCACCCCCTTGCACTCTAGTAGAGCCCCTCAggcaccccacccccatcctgcaGAGggctggaagccccctcccctctGACCCCGCCTAG
- the SH2D3A gene encoding SH2 domain-containing protein 3A isoform X13, with product MWTTEACCKCRAQPLNPLSPRAPCRCHRMEKTLLANPGTTASCPARARKWSNSQPADLAHMGQSREDPTGIEAFATPVSALPRTGSDPVLLKAPAPLGTVANSLRASDGQLQAKAPAKPPRTPSFELPDASERPPTYCELVPRVPCVQGTSLSQSCPEPEAPWWEAEEDEEEENRCFTRPQAEISFCPPDTPSCLLGPQNRPLEPQVLHTLRGLFLEHHPGSTALHLLLVDCQATGLLGVTRVQRDNMGVSSGLELLTLPHGCRLRLELLERHETLALAGALAVLGCSGPLEERAAALRGLVELALALRPGAAGDLPGLAAVMGALLMPQVSRLEHTWRQLRRSHTEAALAFEQELKPLMRALDEGAGPCDPGEVALPHVAPMVRLLEGEEVAGPLEESCERLLRTLHGARHMARDAPKFRKVAAQRLRGQPSRQDPPPSPTTWDPATGAAPRPGTAPKAGPPGSGTWNRPPPCTLVEPLRHPTPILQRAGSPLPSDPA from the exons atgtggacgACTGAGGCCTGTTGCAAGTGCAGAGCTCAGCCCTTGAACCCTCTGTCCCCAAGAGCTCCATGCAGGTGCCACAGGATGGAGAAGACCTTGCTGGCCAACCCTGGTACCACGGCCTCCTGTCCCGCCAG ggcAAGGAAGTGGAGCAACAGTCAGCCTGCAGATTTGGCACATATGGGACAGTCAAGAGAAGACCCCACTGGGATAG AAGCCTTCGCCACGCCCGTATCTGCCTTGCCCCGAACGGGCAGTGACCCCGTGTTGCTGAAGGCCCCTGCTCCCCTGGGAACTGTTGCCAACAGTCTCAGAGCCTCCGATGGGCAGCTTCAAGCCAAGGCACCAGCGAAGCCTCCCCGGACACCCTCCTTCGAACTTCCTGATGCCTCTGAACGTCCCCCAACGTACTGCGAGCTGGTGCCCCGAGTACCCTGTGTCCAGGGAACATCCCTGAGCCAAAGCTGCCCAGAGCCAGAGGCCCCAtggtgggaggccgaggaggatgaggaggaagagaacAGATGTTTTACAAGACCACAGGCTGAGATCTCTTTCTGCCCCCCTGATAccccctcctgcctcctgggcccCCAGAATCGGCCCCTGGAACCCCAAGTCCTGCATACTCTCCGTGGCCTGTTCCTGGAACACCATCCTGGGAGCACTGCCCTTCACTTGCTATTGGTAGACTGCCAG GCCACAGGCCTCCTGGGAGTGACCAGGGTTCAGCGGGACAACATGGGGGTCTCATCTGGCCTGGAGCTGCTCACTCTTCCCCATGGATGTCGCTTGAGGTTGGAACTGCTAGAGAG gcatgagacactggCGCTGGCCGGGGCACTGGCAGTGCTGGGCTGCTCGGGGCCGCTGGAGGAGCGCGCAGCCGCACTGAGGGGCCTGGTAGAGCTGGCGCTGGCGCTGCGGCCAGGGGCAGCGGGGGACCTGCCCGGGCTGGCTGCGGTCATGGGCGCCCTGCTCATGCCCCAG GTGTCCCGGTTGGAGCACACGTGGCGCCAGCTCCGAAGGAGCCACACGGAGGCTGCGCTGGCCTTTGAACAGGAGCTGAAGCCGCTGATGCGGGCTCTGGATGAGGGCGCTG GACCCTGCGACCCCGGCGAGGTGGCGCTGCCGCACGTGGCACCCATGGTGCGCCTGCTGGAGGGCGAGGAAGTCGCAGGTCCGCTGGAGGAGAGCTGCGAGCGGCTGTTGCGCACCCTGCACGGGGCGCGTCACATGGCCCGGGACGCACCCAAATTCCGCAAGGTGGCAGCCCAGCGCCTGCGAG GGCAGCCCAGCCGACAAGATCCCCCACCTTCCCCGACAACCTGGGATCCCGCCACCGGTGCAGCCCCACGTCCAGGCACAGCCCCTAAGGCGGGACCCCCAGGATCTGGCACCTGGAACAGGCCACCCCCTTGCACTCTAGTAGAGCCCCTCAggcaccccacccccatcctgcaGAGggctggaagccccctcccctctGACCCCGCCTAG